A genomic region of Coriobacteriaceae bacterium contains the following coding sequences:
- a CDS encoding glucosaminidase domain-containing protein — protein MTKRSIVFLPIRLLLVTALLIAALPALFVQSAFAERVEGPLRADPRAYEHVDDDALYAQGEGGFADGDMIAQAQGGSNIVNLGITLDQMIRMCMANDQYGNSYARFQAALDPNNCDLTVFADLRTSSGLTAAQIDAFILSTAKGRQGKLVGMGSAFVQAEQTYHISAAYLVAHAILETGWGTSTLAMGQDHQGTIYYNFFGIGAYDGVADSAGLSMAVNQGWTTPTSAVLGGAQWIYEHYIYAKQYAQPTLYAMKWDYAQADAKGTCWHQYCTLPSNDTPWHEQIAKLMDQAYTHAGFDPTYNYILPLYKGWSVPDTNTRAMFRMYNPNSGEHFYTSSIVERETLDSAGWTYEGVGWNSPKTSKSPVYRLYNEIGGEHHYTLSAFERDALVKEGWNDEGIGWYSDDAKGIPLYRQYNPNAYANNHNYTASEYEFDHNISLGWLDEGIAWYGI, from the coding sequence ATGACCAAACGCAGCATCGTCTTTCTACCGATTCGCCTACTGCTCGTAACAGCACTTCTGATAGCGGCTCTTCCGGCCCTGTTCGTGCAAAGCGCATTTGCCGAGCGGGTGGAAGGGCCGCTTCGCGCTGACCCGCGGGCGTACGAGCATGTCGACGATGACGCGCTCTATGCCCAAGGTGAGGGTGGGTTTGCCGATGGAGATATGATTGCCCAGGCTCAGGGCGGTTCGAATATCGTCAACCTTGGCATTACCTTGGATCAGATGATTCGGATGTGCATGGCCAATGACCAATATGGTAATTCCTATGCCCGCTTTCAGGCTGCTCTTGATCCCAACAACTGCGACCTCACCGTTTTCGCAGATCTCAGGACATCCTCTGGACTAACTGCTGCTCAAATTGATGCCTTCATTCTCTCGACGGCCAAGGGACGTCAAGGCAAGCTTGTCGGCATGGGTTCGGCCTTTGTTCAGGCAGAACAGACATACCATATCAGCGCAGCGTATCTCGTGGCTCATGCGATTCTCGAAACTGGTTGGGGCACCTCTACTCTTGCCATGGGCCAGGATCATCAGGGGACCATCTACTATAATTTCTTCGGCATAGGTGCCTACGACGGTGTTGCCGATAGCGCTGGCCTGAGCATGGCGGTTAATCAGGGCTGGACAACGCCTACTTCTGCTGTACTCGGGGGCGCTCAGTGGATTTACGAACATTACATTTACGCCAAACAATACGCGCAGCCCACGCTTTATGCCATGAAGTGGGATTATGCGCAGGCAGACGCCAAGGGCACCTGCTGGCATCAGTACTGCACGCTGCCATCCAATGATACGCCGTGGCACGAGCAGATTGCCAAGCTCATGGACCAGGCCTATACCCATGCTGGATTCGATCCCACCTACAACTACATTCTTCCCCTCTATAAGGGGTGGAGCGTTCCCGACACCAATACCCGCGCCATGTTCCGCATGTATAACCCCAATTCCGGCGAGCACTTCTACACTTCGAGCATCGTCGAGCGCGAGACCCTTGATTCCGCAGGTTGGACCTATGAGGGCGTTGGCTGGAATTCGCCCAAGACGAGCAAATCGCCCGTGTATCGCCTCTACAACGAAATCGGCGGCGAGCATCACTACACCCTGAGTGCTTTCGAGCGCGACGCGCTTGTCAAGGAAGGTTGGAATGACGAGGGCATCGGCTGGTATTCTGATGACGCGAAGGGCATCCCGCTGTATCGTCAGTACAATCCCAATGCCTACGCAAACAACCACAACTACACGGCCAGCGAGTACGAGTTCGATCACAACATCTCGCTCGGTTGGCTTGACGAGGGGATTGCCTGGTACGGCATCTAG